A region of Solanum dulcamara chromosome 7, daSolDulc1.2, whole genome shotgun sequence DNA encodes the following proteins:
- the LOC129896926 gene encoding single-strand DNA endonuclease 1: MGVKNLWDILESCKKTLPLHHLQNKRVCIDLSCWIVQLHNVNKSHCAMKEKLYLRGLFHRLRALIALNCSLIFVTDGAIPAIKSSTYRRRLNPGNVLTQDVAIKPSSIRRNTGSEFSRMIKEAKVLGNALGIPCLDGIEEGEAQCALLNSESFCDGCFTSDSDAFLFGARTVYRDICLGDGGYLVCYEMDDIERKLGLGRNSLITLAVILGGDYSEGVYGLGRESACQIVKSIGDKAVLQWIASEGFSFVKKKKGSKRQTEDDKCNGKENAAEHKNLDGSKCPSQMKSQVLQVLDAYLRPKCHSADSNAVQRILALYPYSRSQLQQICMETFGWPPEKTDEYILPKIAERELRRFANLRSSASQLGVQLPLNEMPMKCPLSQIIKTRKVQGVDCFEVSWEEMDGLGTSIVPADLIERACPERILEFQERRAQGKKRNNARSRPRKLEKTQLLGQIDQKLQDLLLEIDGETSTTDDTTFLCGSVSEDDEGIAQIQLVDPGIRSHYTWNSNCVKKDDFSYGSASCQEHNNSEDEVIDLTSPPPLQHASGNSKHLEDNVQRIDLIELSDSENDMFSPEHTRRARELRMFIAGIKNTY, encoded by the exons ATGGGTGTAAAGAATCTTTGGGACATCTTGGAATCTTGCAAGAAAACTCTTCCTCTTCATCATCTCca GAACAAGAGGGTATGCATAGATCTTTCTTGCTGGATTGTTCAACTTCACAATGTCAACAAATCCCACTGTGCTATGAAGGAGAAGCTTTATCTCAGGGGCCTATTTCACCGCCTCAGAGCTCTCATTGCTTTGAATTGTAGCCTCATCTTTGTCACTg ATGGAGCCATTCCTGCTATCAAATCATCTACTTATAGAAGGCGATTAAATCCTGGAAATGTG CTCACTCAAGATGTGGCGATTAAACCGTCATCAATACGAAGAAACACAGGATCTGAATTTTCACGCATGATAAAAGAGGCTAAAGTCCTTGGAAATGCACTTGGAATTCCGTGCTTAGACGG GATTGAGGAGGGTGAAGCTCAATGCGCATTACTAAATTCTGAATCATTCTGT GATGGATGTTTCACATCAGATTCTGATGCCTTCCTATTTGGAGCAAGGACAGTGTATAGAGATATTTGCCTTG GGGATGGCGGGTATCTAGTTTGCTATGAAATGGATGATATTGAAAGAAAGCTTGGACTCGGAAGGAACTCCTTG ATAACACTGGCTGTTATTCTTGGTGGTGATTACTCTGAAGGAGTTTATGGGCTTGGTCGG GAGTCAGCTTGTCAGATTGTTAAATCAATTGGCGATAAAGCTGTTCTTCAATGGATTGCATCAGAAGGATTTTCctttgtaaagaagaaaaaaggttCTAAGAGACAGACTGAAGATGACAAATGCAATGGTAAAGAAAATGCTGCAGAGCATAAAAATCTTGATG GAAGCAAATGCCCTTCACAAATGAAAAGTCAGGTGTTGCAAGTATTAGATGCATATCTGAGACCAAAGTGCCATTCGGCGGACTCTAATGCTGTTCAAAG GATTCTTGCATTGTATCCATATAGCCGCAGCCAGCTTCAGCAAATATGCATGGAAACTTTTGGTTGGCCTCCTGAGAAGACAG ATGAGTATATCCTTCCTAAGATTGCTGAAAGGGAACTGCGGAGATTTGCCAACTTGCGGTCCAGTGCATCACAACTGGGAGTCCAACTTCCCCTAAATGAG ATGCCAATGAAGTGTCCTTTATCTCAAATTATCAAGACGAGAAAAGTTCAAGGAGTGGACTGCTTTGAGGTGTCTTGGGAAGAAATGGATGGACTCGGAACCTCTATAGTACCAGCTGATCTCATTGAGAG GGCTTGTCCGGAAAGGATTTTGGAGTTCCAAGAAAGACGAGctcaaggaaagaaaagaaacaatgCTAGATCAAGACCAAGGAAACTAGAAAAAACACAGCTCTTGGGTCAAATAGATCAAAAACTCCAAGACCTCTTGCTTGAGATTGATGGAGAAACCTCTACTACCGATGATACCACTTTTTTGTGTGGATCAGTATCAGAGGATGATGAAGGCATTGCTCAAATTCAGTTGGTAGATCCAGGTATACGGTCCCATTATACATGGAATAGCAACTGTGTGAAGAAGGATGATTTTTCTTATGGGAGCGCCAGTTGCCAAGAGCACAACAATTCTGAAGATGAAGTAATTGATCTCACGAGTCCTCCACCACTGCAGCATGCTTCTGGGAACTCCAAACACCTAGAGGACAACGTTCAACGCATTGATTTGATTGAGCTTAGTGATTCagaaaatgatatgttctccCCTGAACATACAAGGAGAGCCAGAGAACTGAGAATGTTCATTGCGGGAATTAAGAACACCTACTGA
- the LOC129896322 gene encoding uncharacterized protein LOC129896322, whose protein sequence is MAGGGDHSHGGDFRTKVWSMSGGPYCRPVHWKRNTAIALVGIVLVCIPVALKSAELEQRPHLPVRPIPSQLWCKNFGTKDY, encoded by the exons ATGGCCGGCGGAGGAGACCACTCTCATGGTGGAGATTTCAGGACTAAGGTCTGGAGTATGAGTGGTGGGCCGTACTGTAGGCCTGTACATTGGAAGCGCAATACCGCTATTGCCCTCGTCGGAATCGTACTCGTTTGCATTCCTGTCGCCTTGAAATCCGCCGAGCTCGAG CAAAGGCCACATCTTCCAGTCCGCCCCATTCCTTCTCAGCTCTGGTGCAAGAATTTTGGAACGAAAGACTACTAA